From a region of the Pseudoxanthomonas sp. X-1 genome:
- a CDS encoding AAA family ATPase, giving the protein MRVSRVRLINFANFSDVDVETGESIVIVGENKVGKSNFIRGLQLILDPGLSERDRQLGLEHFWDGLGEDKVGATIEVSVDLTDFTNDPRLMAHLNDCVIDPGPPMVARLTYRFQPKAGLGRAPESLKDYEYVIFGGNDPEMRIGGALRRMLPIDVQVALRDAEKDLASWRNSPLRPLIEDLAASLDDDAREEIQNQVDQAQRELAGHEEVVATAERISERLIAIAGGQHAVPVSLGLAPTRVDALLRSLRLLIDNGVRGVGDASLGTANLIFLALKSLELDRLVSEGERDHTFFVVEEPEAHLHPHVQRLVYRYFLGTRAEDEDEAPPLTTILTTHSPHIASVTPIRSIVLLRHNATDGKTVAVSTANTPFTQRDEDDLQRYIDVTRGEILFSRGVILVEGDAERFIIPAFADALGIPFDILGITVCSVGGTNFTPYVKLLGPKGLNIPHVILTDRDPVNGKPPLAHRRLINLLNEVDDEYGYDDLDIDEVLKYAAEFGYFVNESTLESDLFAAGMTEAMKSVIEQELPLRQVTRDALQEWVDDPDQVDEDRLLKLIERIGKGRFAQALAPSVSEDVCPAYIRSALEHIRDAVA; this is encoded by the coding sequence ATGAGGGTTTCTCGGGTCAGGTTGATCAATTTCGCCAATTTCTCGGATGTTGATGTCGAGACGGGGGAAAGTATCGTCATCGTGGGAGAGAACAAGGTTGGCAAGAGCAATTTCATTCGCGGCCTGCAGTTGATCCTTGATCCGGGCTTGTCTGAACGCGATCGACAACTGGGGCTTGAACATTTCTGGGACGGACTTGGCGAAGACAAGGTTGGTGCGACCATTGAGGTCTCTGTGGATCTAACGGACTTCACAAACGATCCCCGGCTGATGGCTCACCTCAACGATTGCGTGATTGATCCTGGCCCACCCATGGTGGCCCGACTCACCTACCGCTTCCAGCCTAAGGCGGGCCTGGGGCGCGCCCCGGAATCGTTGAAGGACTATGAGTATGTGATCTTCGGTGGCAACGATCCCGAAATGCGTATCGGCGGCGCACTTCGCCGGATGTTGCCAATAGATGTTCAGGTAGCCCTGCGTGACGCTGAGAAGGACCTTGCGAGCTGGCGCAATTCGCCATTGAGGCCACTCATTGAGGATCTTGCCGCGTCGTTGGATGATGACGCCCGTGAGGAGATTCAGAATCAGGTCGACCAAGCACAGCGAGAGCTGGCTGGACACGAGGAAGTGGTAGCGACAGCAGAACGGATCAGCGAACGGCTGATCGCAATCGCCGGGGGGCAACATGCTGTCCCGGTATCGCTCGGACTTGCACCTACACGAGTGGATGCATTGCTGCGTAGCCTTCGGCTGCTTATCGACAACGGTGTTCGCGGTGTCGGCGATGCCAGCCTAGGAACGGCGAATCTGATCTTCCTGGCCTTGAAGAGCCTCGAACTCGACCGTCTCGTCTCCGAGGGGGAGCGCGACCACACATTCTTCGTCGTCGAGGAGCCCGAAGCGCACCTGCATCCGCATGTCCAGCGTCTTGTCTATCGCTACTTTCTCGGCACAAGAGCGGAAGATGAGGACGAAGCCCCTCCACTGACGACAATTCTCACTACTCACTCGCCGCATATCGCAAGCGTTACACCGATTAGGTCCATCGTTCTCCTGCGTCATAACGCAACGGACGGGAAAACCGTCGCGGTTTCGACCGCGAACACACCTTTCACACAGAGGGATGAAGACGACCTCCAGCGCTACATCGACGTCACTCGCGGAGAAATATTATTTTCCCGGGGAGTGATTCTGGTTGAAGGGGACGCCGAGCGCTTCATCATTCCCGCGTTCGCCGACGCCCTCGGGATTCCTTTCGACATACTTGGAATCACTGTGTGCTCGGTCGGGGGGACGAACTTCACTCCTTATGTGAAGCTTTTGGGCCCTAAAGGGCTAAATATTCCACATGTAATTTTGACAGATCGCGACCCGGTCAATGGCAAACCTCCACTAGCCCACAGGCGATTAATTAATCTCTTAAACGAGGTCGATGACGAATATGGTTACGATGACCTGGATATAGATGAGGTGCTCAAATACGCCGCAGAGTTTGGATACTTCGTCAACGAGAGCACGCTGGAATCCGACCTATTTGCCGCCGGAATGACCGAGGCGATGAAGTCGGTAATCGAGCAGGAGTTGCCGCTGAGGCAAGTCACCCGGGACGCATTGCAAGAGTGGGTGGATGATCCGGATCAGGTCGATGAAGACCGGCTGCTGAAGTTGATTGAACGGATTGGCAAGGGGAGATTTGCACAGGCACTTGCGCCGTCGGTGTCTGAGGACGTTTGCCCGGCCTACATTCGCTCTGCGCTGGAGCATATCCGCGATGCCGTCGCGTAA
- a CDS encoding PilL N-terminal domain-containing protein, whose product MCPSPPWFHHPERRLLAGVLGLLWSVLAGGCATTTAPPAPDAIEEVLATPEPEAPEYIPVVRYGRYTLVELAPRAAQRDLLLQTIDVSMPEDARATVGDGLRHVLKRSGYSLCQTAHAVIELYALPLPAAHLHLGPMTLRDALLTLAGPAWELHADDRARQICFERPADSAVIEPASEPPAAEAVQTFPLEPSVSGGQP is encoded by the coding sequence ATGTGCCCCTCTCCACCTTGGTTTCACCATCCCGAACGCCGCCTGCTGGCAGGAGTCCTCGGCCTGCTCTGGTCGGTGCTGGCTGGCGGCTGCGCTACGACGACTGCGCCGCCCGCACCTGATGCCATCGAGGAAGTGTTGGCCACGCCCGAACCCGAGGCGCCCGAGTACATCCCCGTCGTGCGCTACGGTCGCTACACGCTGGTCGAGCTGGCACCCAGAGCGGCGCAACGCGACCTGCTGTTGCAGACCATCGACGTGTCCATGCCCGAAGATGCCCGCGCCACCGTCGGCGATGGGCTGCGGCATGTGCTCAAGCGCAGCGGTTACAGCCTGTGCCAGACGGCGCACGCGGTAATCGAGCTGTACGCGCTGCCGCTGCCGGCGGCGCACCTGCACCTCGGCCCCATGACCTTGCGCGATGCGCTGCTCACACTGGCTGGCCCGGCCTGGGAACTGCACGCGGATGATCGCGCACGGCAGATTTGCTTCGAACGGCCCGCCGACAGCGCGGTCATCGAACCCGCATCCGAGCCACCCGCCGCCGAGGCGGTGCAGACGTTCCCGCTGGAGCCTTCGGTTTCGGGAGGCCAGCCATGA
- a CDS encoding TIGR03759 family integrating conjugative element protein: MNPSIILSALLLASAQLPAWAQQPVTAPARNAQNQERPLVARTPDDQVAGDWGLQPQEWALYRELMDGPLGIYSPNLDPLSALGIEARTDEERRRYAELQVQIEARRVEKLLAYQRAYDEAWQRLNPGMQRVNLPDDKPSGGAVRGGGRTAVFVKDGCAACGQLVQRLQSSGTEFDLYMVGSRQDDARIRDWAKRAQIDPTRVRSGTITLNHDGGRWLSLGLPGDLPAVVREVNGQWQRQP, from the coding sequence ATGAATCCGTCGATCATCCTTTCCGCGCTCCTGCTGGCATCCGCCCAATTGCCCGCCTGGGCGCAGCAGCCGGTCACCGCCCCGGCCCGCAATGCGCAGAACCAGGAGCGTCCGCTGGTCGCCCGAACCCCGGACGACCAGGTAGCAGGCGACTGGGGCCTCCAACCGCAGGAATGGGCGCTATACCGCGAGCTGATGGACGGGCCGCTGGGCATCTATTCGCCTAACCTGGACCCTCTGTCCGCCCTGGGCATCGAGGCCCGCACCGACGAGGAACGGCGGCGCTACGCAGAACTGCAGGTGCAAATCGAAGCGCGCCGCGTCGAGAAGCTGCTTGCCTATCAACGTGCCTACGACGAAGCCTGGCAGCGCCTGAACCCCGGCATGCAACGGGTGAACCTGCCTGACGACAAACCCAGCGGCGGCGCAGTGCGCGGCGGCGGCCGCACGGCGGTGTTCGTCAAGGACGGCTGCGCGGCCTGCGGACAGCTCGTGCAACGCCTGCAATCCTCAGGTACCGAGTTCGACCTGTACATGGTCGGCAGCCGCCAGGACGACGCGCGCATCCGCGACTGGGCCAAGCGCGCACAGATCGACCCGACACGGGTGCGCAGCGGCACCATCACGCTCAACCACGACGGCGGCCGCTGGCTGTCGCTGGGTCTGCCCGGCGATCTGCCCGCGGTCGTGCGCGAGGTGAACGGCCAATGGCAGCGCCAGCCCTGA
- a CDS encoding transglycosylase SLT domain-containing protein, translated as MAAPALTARFRVLVIAAGLYACAVHAQEVPPPAYQLAAQRAGIPSTVLYAVALQESGIRRNGRIVPWPWSLNVAGQSRRYATRADACAGLQQAMRSTPHTRIDAGLGQINLGYHKHRFTSPCDLLDPYRNLAIASEILKEQHIPGENWLLAIGRYHRPAGGEPAARYRRSVSRHLARVQGTRPTAAVLAARQETTP; from the coding sequence ATGGCAGCGCCAGCCCTGACGGCGCGGTTTCGCGTACTGGTGATCGCTGCTGGCCTGTACGCCTGCGCCGTCCATGCCCAGGAGGTTCCGCCTCCGGCCTATCAGCTTGCCGCCCAACGTGCGGGCATTCCCTCCACGGTGCTCTACGCCGTGGCCTTGCAGGAGAGCGGCATCCGGCGGAACGGACGCATCGTCCCGTGGCCGTGGTCCCTCAACGTCGCCGGCCAATCGCGCCGCTATGCGACCCGCGCCGACGCCTGCGCCGGTTTGCAGCAGGCGATGCGCTCCACGCCGCACACGCGCATCGACGCGGGCCTGGGTCAGATCAACCTCGGCTACCACAAGCACCGCTTCACCAGCCCGTGCGACTTGCTCGATCCGTACCGCAACCTCGCCATCGCCTCCGAGATCCTGAAGGAGCAGCACATCCCGGGGGAGAACTGGCTGCTGGCGATCGGCCGCTACCACCGCCCCGCGGGGGGCGAGCCCGCAGCCCGCTACCGGCGGAGCGTTTCCCGCCACCTCGCCCGCGTGCAGGGCACGCGCCCAACCGCCGCGGTCCTCGCCGCGCGCCAGGAGACCACCCCATGA
- a CDS encoding integrating conjugative element protein — MTKSHLAHLAAKGLLVLLAGLPLASRAGEPLILVEDRGGTSALPYYEALSLQPRANTPARSPIPATQIPATPADEAAMLPVRSAKLTPGTVARRVIEAPGLRPFVVVGDDEASQAWLRRHAASLRERGAVGLVVNVETVQGLARLRALASGVPLAPVSGDDLAERLGLRHYPALVTATGIEQ, encoded by the coding sequence ATGACGAAATCCCATCTGGCCCATCTCGCGGCGAAAGGCCTGCTCGTGCTGCTGGCGGGTCTGCCGCTGGCCTCGCGTGCCGGCGAGCCGCTGATCTTGGTCGAAGACCGTGGCGGCACGTCGGCGCTGCCGTACTACGAAGCCCTGAGCCTCCAGCCGCGCGCCAACACTCCGGCCCGATCGCCCATCCCTGCGACTCAGATCCCGGCCACGCCGGCGGATGAGGCCGCGATGTTGCCGGTGCGCAGCGCCAAGCTCACGCCCGGCACCGTCGCGCGGCGGGTGATCGAGGCCCCGGGCCTGCGTCCCTTCGTGGTCGTGGGCGACGACGAGGCTTCCCAGGCCTGGTTGCGCCGCCATGCAGCCTCATTGCGCGAGCGCGGCGCGGTCGGTCTGGTGGTCAACGTCGAGACCGTGCAAGGCCTGGCGCGGCTGCGCGCACTGGCGTCCGGCGTGCCGCTTGCGCCCGTGTCCGGCGACGACTTGGCCGAGCGCTTGGGCCTGCGGCACTACCCGGCGCTAGTCACGGCCACCGGCATCGAGCAATGA